The genomic window GGCCCAGGGCCTTCTCCTGGCTGGCATCGAGACTGCTGTCGATCAGCACCTTCTCCCCGGTATAGGGATCGACGGCGCGGTTGGAAAACCAGTAGAACGCCGCGTAGCCGGCAGCCAGCAGCAGCACCCACCAGCGGATGTTGCCGAACAGGCCGCGCCGCCGCGGACCTTGTTGCGAGCGGGAAAAAGGATCGTTGCGCATCGGCAGGTGTTCCGGCTGACCCCGCCGGCCGGCGGGCACGGCGCAATCTTAGTGCGGCGCGGGCGTGGCGGGGTGAAGCCGGTGTCTTTCAGATGCCGCGCACCAGGCGGAAGCCGATGCGGGCGTTGGTGGTATCCGAATCCTGCGACTGCCGCCACGCCGCCCGGGTCTGCTCGGGCGCATTGGCCCAGTTGCCGCCCCGGATCACCCGCGAACGGCAGCCCGGATTGAACCAGGCGGCGCCGTCGGCCGGAGCACGGCGATAGCTGGCATGCCAGCAGTCGGCCACCCACTCGCTGAGATTGCCGCCCATGTCGTGCAGCCCGAAGCCGTTGGCCTGGAAACTGGCCACCGGTGCCGGACCCCACCAGCCGTCGCCGTAGCCGACGAAGGCGTTGTGCCAGCGCCGGCCGGACGGCGACACGTCCTTGCTGCCGGTGTAGTTGCCGCTGCCTTCCGGCGGCAGGCCGGCGTCGCCCCACGGATAGCGGCCGTTGCTGCCTGCGCGCAGGGCGTATTCGAACTCCGCTTCGCTGGGCAGCCGGTAGCTGCGCCCGGTCTGCTCGGACAGCCAGGTGGCGTAGTTCTCTGCATCGCGCACGCTCACGTGCATCACCGGCGAGTTGCCCAGCGCCCGCCCGCCGTCATAGTCCGAGCGCCAATCGACGCCGCTGCGCCGGATGAAATTGCCACTGCGCTCGTCATAGACCACCGAATGGCCACGCCGGGTCGCCCGCGGACGGGCGCTGGTCGCCTTCACGTAGCGCTCGAAGTCGCCCACGGTGATCTCGGTGATCGCCATCGCGAAGCCACGCTCGAAGCGCACATAGTGCGACGGTCGCTCCGCATCGGTGGCCCCCGGCTCGGAATCACTGGCGCCCATCTGGAAGCCGCCGTGCGGCACCACGATCATCTGCGGCCCACGCCCGCCGTCGCGCATCGCATCGCTGAACACCTGGCCCGGGCGGAAGCTGCCGTAGTGGGTGGCCAGCTCGATGCGTTCGCGCAGCTGCGCCACCACCGGGTCACCCGGCAGGGCAATGCGCAGTGCCTCGCCCAGCTTCTCGCGGGCCGGCTTCAGGCCCTGTGGCGTCGCCAGGTCGCGCAGGCCGCTGTCGCGCAGCTGCAGCAGTGCCGCCGCGCGGATCTGTTCGATGCGCTCGAACGCATCGGCGATGGTCGGTGACGAGTCCCGCACCTTGCTGGCTTCGGCCAGCCATGCGCCGGCGCTGGCGAAGTCACGGATCCGCGCTGCGTCCTCGGCACGGCGGATCAGGCCGCTCTCGGCCGCGGCCAGGCCCTGCCGGGCACGACGGTTGTGGGGATCCAGCGCCAGCGCCTCACGGAAATTGCCGATGGCACCATCGCCCGCTTCGCCGATCCGGTCCGCACGCAGATCGTCCTCGCCGGCACGGTTGTAGGCCACGGCCCGCTGCGCGGTCTCGACCCGGCCCTGCAGCGCGCGCACTTTTTCATCCTTCGGCGCCAGGGTCAGCAGGACCAGCGCCTGGCGCCCGGCTTCGGCCAGCGCTTCGCGCTGTTTCAGCGGGCGCTGCAGCAGCGCATCGGCCTCCTGCAGCAGGCGCTGGCGGGCGCGCTGCAGGCCTGCGCGTGCCTGCCGGTCGTCCGGTGCTTCCTCCTGCACCGCCAGCCACAGCGGCACCGCTGCATCACCGTCTTCGTACAGATGACCGCGCGTGAACGCCTGCTCGGCGGCGCGGCGCAGCTGCGCCAGCGTGCGCCCCTGGCGGTCGACCCGCGGCGGCGTCCACTGCTGGACGTCCTCGGCGGCATCGTCGCCGGCGATGGTCACCGTGCCGCGGCCGGACGGCGTCGCCTCGCCCGTGGCAGCCGATGGCCCGGCAGCGCCCTTGCCGTCCGCCCCGTCTGCCGGCGCGGACGGCGCCGGTGGCGACGGCGCGCACCCGGCCAGGGCCACGGCCAGGGCGGTGCACAGCACGGACGACAGCAGAAAACGCAAGCAGGGCCTCCTTCGGCACGGGCGCGGACCGACGTTAGGCTATTCTCCCCTGCCTGAGCAAACCCGAGTAGTAGGCCTTGACCCGTGGCAATCTGGATCACCACCCCCGCCGAGCTGGATGCATACCGCCAGCAGCCGCCGACCCGTATCGGCCTGGATACCGAGTTCATCCGCGAGCGCACGTTCTGGCCCCAGCTGGCGCTGGTACAGATGGCGGTCGGCGAGGACATCCTGCTGATCGACCCGCTGATCCCCGGCATGCCCGAGGCGCTGGCGCCGTGGCTGGCCGATGCGTCCATCATGAAGGTGATGCACAGCGCCAGCGAGGATCTGGTGGCGTTCAAGTGGACCTGCGGGGTGTTGCCGCGTCCGTTGTTCGATACCCAGATCGGCGCGGCGCTGGCCGGCATCGGCGCCGGCATGGGGTACCAGAAGCTGGTGCAGGAAATCACCGGCGTAGCGCTGGAAAAGGGCGAGACCCGTTCCGACTGGATGCGCCGGCCCCTGTCGGCGTCGCAGCTGAAGTACGCCGCCGATGACGTCGAGCACCTGTTCGCGATGCACGATGCCATCGACGCCAGGCTGCAGGCGCTGGGGCGCCGGCAGTGGCTTGACGATGACGCCGAGCGCCTGCTGGCCAGCGTCGCCAACGACGAGGACCGCTGGCCGCACCTGGCCATGCGTTCGGCGCAGTTCCTGGATGCCGCGGCACAGCGCCGCCTGTTGCGGCTGCTGCGCTGGCGCGACGCACAGGCACGCGCCAGTGATCGCCCGCGCAGCTGGATTCTCGACAACGAACTGGCCGCCACCCTGGCACGTACGCCGCCTGCGGATGCGACCGCGCTGGGCAGGATGTTCGAGCAGTTCCCCAAGGCCCCGCGCAAACTCGCTGCCGCCGTATGGCAGGCCCTGGAGACCCCGCTGGCCGACGAAGCCGATGCGCCGTTGGCGATGCAGGCCGGCGACAGCCACAAGCAGGCACTGAAGAAGCTGCAGGATGCAGTGGCCGAACGCAGCCGCGAGCTCGGACTGGCCGACGGCGTGCTGGCCTCGCGCAAGCACCTGGAAAGTTATCTGGAGCGTCGCGAATGGCCAACCGCGCTGGCCGGATGGCGCCAGCAGGAACTGGAAGCCCGGCTGCAGGCGCTGCTTCCGGCGCGCTGAGGCTTCCGGCGCAGCGCCATGCGCATCTGCCGCGCTTGCAGGCGTGGATCTGGACCTGTCCAATAGCGGCCCCGTTAGTGTTGGATGGCAACAGATGACAGATGGACTTGCGAAGGACGGCCTCTCCGCCGAGGACCTGGCCTGGCGCGCGCAGGCGCGCAGGGCGTTGCAGGAACAGGACTACGCAGCGCTGGACGCGCTGCTGGCACCCCACGAACAGGTGTGGTTGGAGGGCGCGCGGCGGCTGCCCGGGATCCGCTGGCGCCTGCGCAACCTGCACGAGGCGACGCTCAGCCTCGATGAACGCCTGCAACAGGCGCAGCGCTGGGTCGCCGCCGCGCCGCAAAGCTACTACGCACATCTGAGCCTGGGTGCCTGCTGGGAGTCGGCCGCCGGTGCGCTGCGCAGTGCCGACGTCGCCGCCCTGGTGGAGGACAGCCAATGGCTGGCCGCGCAGCTGGCGCGCGACCATGCCGTGCATGCCTATTTGCAGGCGATCGCGCTGTCGCCGCGCCCGGCGCTGGCGCTGGACGGCATCAAGCGCATCACCAGCTACTTGGGCGAGCCGGACTGGCTGCTGGCGCTGCAGGCCGGCCAGGCCGCCGAATCCACGGTGGAGGCATTGGCCGGGCACTATCCGCAGGCCTGGCCACAGGCCCTGCAGCTGCTTTCGCGCTTCGGCATGCCGCTGCAGGCGCTGCCCGACGACCTGCCGCCGCTGCTGCGTGGACGCAGCCAGGAGCAGTTCGACGCGCCGCTGGCGTACTGGATGCAACGGGTGCTTGAACAACGCCCCGATGACCCGAGCACGCTGGAAGACACCCTCTACTACCTGTACCCGCGCTGGGGCGGCAGCCACGAGGCGATGGAAGACTTCATCGAGAGCGGCTGGTGCCGCGGCCTGGACCTGGCCCAGCGCAACGCCCTGCGCTGGTGCAAGGAACAGGACTGGATGGATGCGCTGCCGCACCGCGACGATGCCGACGCGGTGGCCGCGCACGAGCGCGCGTATGCGCAGATTCTCGACTGGCACCTGGAACGCTCCGTGCGTGCACAGGTGCTGGCCCAGCGCGCATCACTGCGCTACCACCTGGGCCGCAGCGAAGATGCCCAGGGCGACGTGCAGTGGGACGCCCGGCACATGCAGGCGGTCCTGGAGGATCTGCAGCAGGCCTGGCGCCTGGACCGCGACGTGGTCCTGCACGAGGGCTTCAGCAACCTGGAAGCCTGCGCCTGGTTCGCCCACGTGGAAGGCGCCGACGCCCTGTTCGCACAGGTCGTGGCGTACGCCGCAGACGAAGGCGATTGCGCGCTGGGCCTGCTCTGGGCCGGCAGCGCCATCGAGCACGGCCTGCTCGGGCTGACACCGGATCCGGCGCGCGGACAGGCCCTGCTGCAGCGCGCATTGGCGCTGGCGCTGCAGCAGAACACCTCGACGGTCACCTTCGCCTCGAACCTGTTCTGCGATGTCTCGCAGACGGCCGGCTTGTCGCTGCTGCAGCGCATGGCCGGGGCTGGCGACGCCGGCGCGATGGCAGCCCTGTGCGACCTGTACAAGGGCCGGCTCGGCGGCCGTGACCAACCGGAATTCGTCGACGCCGAGCAGGCTGCCCACTGGCAGGAACGCGCGGTGCAGGGTGGCGACCTGATCGCCACCTACAACCTCGCCGTACGCCTGGTCGCCGCCGGGGGTGCCGACAACCAGGCACGTGCGCGCGAACTGTATCTGCATTGCCTGCGCGAAGCCGACGCCGGCGAGCGGGTGTGGGGACCGACCTGCCGCAACCTCGCCTGCCTGGCCCTGGACGGCGACAACGATGCGCACAAGCGCGAGGCCGTCGAGCGTGCGCTGATCCCGTTGTGGTGGCGGGGCGACGACGACGACAAGCTGTGGGCCGCCGGCTACCTGGCCGACATCTACCACTTCGGCAACGGCGTGCCGGCCAACGCGTTCCTGGCGCTGACCTGGCTGCAGCGTGCCAGCGAGATCGACCCGGAGTACGTGGACGTGGCGCGCATGGCGCCGCTGATCAACGGCGAAGGCCGCTGGTTCGGCGCCAGCCGTGCACGCAAGCAGCAGGAACAGGACCGCCAGCAGGTGGACAGCGCGACCTGGGCGCTGACCTTCGGCCAGCGCAGCCAGGACAGCGACCGCACCGCGGTCTGAGTCGACGCGCCCGGCGGCCCGCATCAGCGGGCCGCTCCGCCTCACACGTACCCGCGTGACTTCAGCAGCTGCCAGCGCTCGGGTGCGATCGCCCGCCGCAGCGCGCGCAGCGGATCGACTGCACCGGTATTGTCCGCCACCGCCACCACGAAATCATCGGTGGTGCACAGCTGCGCGCGTTGCGCCGGTGCGTCCAGCCAGGCTGCCACCCGGGTGAGCAGCCGCTTCGCCGAGGCCGAGCTCTGCCGCAGCGCCATGTACTGGTTGTGCCGGGCGCACGCCTCGACCAGGGCCGGCGCGTCGAACCACTGCTCGCTGCTTTCACCCTGCGCCTGACGGATCTCATCCGGCGCCCACAGGAGGTACGCGACCTCTTCGCCGCGTGCCAGCACCTGCTCGCGATAGGACTGACGCCCCCAGACCAGGAAGGGCGGCCACGCGGCCGCTACGTCCTCCTCGGTGTAGCACAGCAGCAGACAGTACAGCGGTTCATCCCGCGCGATGCGCGGCAGCGCCTCGGCGATCGCCTCCAGCAGCCGGCGTTCCACCTCCGCGCACACCGTCGCCAGCGTTTCGCCCTTCCGCGGACGCAGATAAAGCAGCTGCGCATCCCCCGTCCGGCGCTTCCGGCGATCCAGGTGCTCCAGCGTGATGCGCTGCAGCTGCCCATCATCGTCATGGTCATACAGGCGCTGGCTCCACCCGGTGCGTTCGCCCCTGCCCCAGCACTCGACCAGCACCCGCAGCAGGCGCTCGCCCTGCCACTCGAAGGTTTCGGTGAAGCCGCTGTCGTCGGTCACCTGCTGCATTTCCTGCAGGCGTCCATCGGCCTCGCGGAACTGCGTGATCGAGGAGAGGCTGCCGGAGTTGTAGAAAGAGACCTGCTGGCGAAGATCCGGCAGGTGCAGCCACACCGAGACACCGCCATTGCGGTCACGTTCCACGATGATCCGCCCTTCCGCGTCGAAACCATGGCGGACATGCCGTGCAGGGTCGGCCTTGGCGTCGGCGATCCAG from Stenotrophomonas sp. 704A1 includes these protein-coding regions:
- a CDS encoding formylglycine-generating enzyme family protein, which encodes MRFLLSSVLCTALAVALAGCAPSPPAPSAPADGADGKGAAGPSAATGEATPSGRGTVTIAGDDAAEDVQQWTPPRVDRQGRTLAQLRRAAEQAFTRGHLYEDGDAAVPLWLAVQEEAPDDRQARAGLQRARQRLLQEADALLQRPLKQREALAEAGRQALVLLTLAPKDEKVRALQGRVETAQRAVAYNRAGEDDLRADRIGEAGDGAIGNFREALALDPHNRRARQGLAAAESGLIRRAEDAARIRDFASAGAWLAEASKVRDSSPTIADAFERIEQIRAAALLQLRDSGLRDLATPQGLKPAREKLGEALRIALPGDPVVAQLRERIELATHYGSFRPGQVFSDAMRDGGRGPQMIVVPHGGFQMGASDSEPGATDAERPSHYVRFERGFAMAITEITVGDFERYVKATSARPRATRRGHSVVYDERSGNFIRRSGVDWRSDYDGGRALGNSPVMHVSVRDAENYATWLSEQTGRSYRLPSEAEFEYALRAGSNGRYPWGDAGLPPEGSGNYTGSKDVSPSGRRWHNAFVGYGDGWWGPAPVASFQANGFGLHDMGGNLSEWVADCWHASYRRAPADGAAWFNPGCRSRVIRGGNWANAPEQTRAAWRQSQDSDTTNARIGFRLVRGI
- the rnd gene encoding ribonuclease D — its product is MAIWITTPAELDAYRQQPPTRIGLDTEFIRERTFWPQLALVQMAVGEDILLIDPLIPGMPEALAPWLADASIMKVMHSASEDLVAFKWTCGVLPRPLFDTQIGAALAGIGAGMGYQKLVQEITGVALEKGETRSDWMRRPLSASQLKYAADDVEHLFAMHDAIDARLQALGRRQWLDDDAERLLASVANDEDRWPHLAMRSAQFLDAAAQRRLLRLLRWRDAQARASDRPRSWILDNELAATLARTPPADATALGRMFEQFPKAPRKLAAAVWQALETPLADEADAPLAMQAGDSHKQALKKLQDAVAERSRELGLADGVLASRKHLESYLERREWPTALAGWRQQELEARLQALLPAR
- a CDS encoding DUF4034 domain-containing protein, with the protein product MTDGLAKDGLSAEDLAWRAQARRALQEQDYAALDALLAPHEQVWLEGARRLPGIRWRLRNLHEATLSLDERLQQAQRWVAAAPQSYYAHLSLGACWESAAGALRSADVAALVEDSQWLAAQLARDHAVHAYLQAIALSPRPALALDGIKRITSYLGEPDWLLALQAGQAAESTVEALAGHYPQAWPQALQLLSRFGMPLQALPDDLPPLLRGRSQEQFDAPLAYWMQRVLEQRPDDPSTLEDTLYYLYPRWGGSHEAMEDFIESGWCRGLDLAQRNALRWCKEQDWMDALPHRDDADAVAAHERAYAQILDWHLERSVRAQVLAQRASLRYHLGRSEDAQGDVQWDARHMQAVLEDLQQAWRLDRDVVLHEGFSNLEACAWFAHVEGADALFAQVVAYAADEGDCALGLLWAGSAIEHGLLGLTPDPARGQALLQRALALALQQNTSTVTFASNLFCDVSQTAGLSLLQRMAGAGDAGAMAALCDLYKGRLGGRDQPEFVDAEQAAHWQERAVQGGDLIATYNLAVRLVAAGGADNQARARELYLHCLREADAGERVWGPTCRNLACLALDGDNDAHKREAVERALIPLWWRGDDDDKLWAAGYLADIYHFGNGVPANAFLALTWLQRASEIDPEYVDVARMAPLINGEGRWFGASRARKQQEQDRQQVDSATWALTFGQRSQDSDRTAV